The nucleotide sequence TTTGGTGGTGATCCTTTTTTTCATTGGTTGCTCTTCTTTCAGAGTCTGTCACAGGcttaaaaatgtacaattaaacTTGACAGAAGACCAGCCTCATGAACTGTCTAAACTCCGAACTCTGAACCTGGCTGACTTAATATGAACAGTCTCTCTTGTGATGAAATAAAGAGGTGTAGAAAATTTAGATGGGTGCTTATGACTCTTATCAATTTTACAGGACGAGTGAAGCCCCTTGTAAACACATTTTATaattatgatattccataaaagaaagatttagtaaaaaaaaatcatatggaCCACACTGTTGTGCAAGAGAGGTCTTATTTCTCAGACCATTAACTTGACATGGAGGAGAGACACCAAAGCCGAAAGAAAAGGTCCATGCATGAAGACCACGTCCACAACCATTCAATTTTTGTCAGCATTCATGCTCAAACCAAACAAGATTCTACTAAAATAAGAAAGATCACGTCCACAACTATTCCACTTTTTTTCAGCATTCATGCTCAAACCAAACAAAATTCTACTAAAATAAGAGACCTCATCGACTGATTGGTTTTCATTCATTCAGTTAATGCTTTGGCATTATTTAATAGCAGATAGAAATTGTCGCAAGATAGAGCTGTTTTTCTATTGTTAGCTACCACATTTGCTCCTCATATCAGAGAGCCTATCAACAGAGGCAAAAGCAAAGATGAGGACGGCTGCTGCCATCCTTGCCCTCACCCTCACCTTCTCTGCAGCCATGGCGCAGGAGGATCTGAGCGTGGTGCCGGAGTTGGGCACTTATATCCGCTGCTGGCGCTACGTCGCCAACATGAAGGTCATCAACGACCTCATCGACTACACCGTCGACGGCACCTTCCCCGGCAAGGAGACATGCAAGAATGTCCAGAAGGCCAGCGACGATGGGTTCTGCATTCCAGACATGTTCCTCATTTGGCAAGGAAAGTATGGTTATGGCCGCGACCATATGATCAAACTTGCAGACCACTGCAAGAAATTCCATTGAGTGGGCTATTGTTCTTCATGTCATTCTCTTTCTTTAGCTAGCTACGAGGTATGATTCAATTTTTATATGATCCTGATTGCTGAATGATATAGATATTATGGGATGGCACTCCTAGTGTAACTGTATGAAATATGTTCATGTTGATGGAGGTATTTCTTGTAGGCTTATTTCCTTTATTTTTATGTACTATTTTAATGAAAGTTGTCGACAAAATTCCACTATATATCAACATGGATTTAAGCAATTTGGATGTCGATCCTAAGCTTAGTCTTGCCGTGAGGCCATCTGGTCTCTATTTCATTCAATATTTATTTAATACTTACCATAGGGAAAAAGAAACTAATCACACTTTCTATAGCTGGATGCttgtttatcataaataataaaaagattagTTAGAAAATAAGGATCAGTCATGCTTCTTTTCATGAGCACTGCATTGGACAGAGCTCTAGCAAGCACGAAATATTTAGCATGACATGGTCTTGAGATCATTAATTATAGAAAGACCACGGGGCAAAATAAAAATGTTCGAAGTCTTCTGCAAGTCTAAAAGGAGGCCCTTTTTCTCCCAGTggatcctctctctctttttttcttgtgaTTCAAAGGGAAGAAAGATACATAATAGACGAAGAAGTCCGCGTTTTTTGGACTTTCCCGAGTATCCATTGTAACTACCGAACGTATGACCATCGACCCCGGCCACTGCCATGACTGATGGTTGGAATTTTCTAAGTCCATGAACACTGAATGACTCCAAGCTGCAGGAAATTTCTAGTGCCTCGCTATATGTATGGTCGTCATCTACCCCCGTAGCCATCTTTTTTTGACTTCCTTTTCCCTTTATTCTTTAACGTGTTTCtccggcaaaaaaaaaaagaagaaaaaatgaggAAAATCTCAGGCTTGACCTTCATCATTTAGCTTTCTTCCACCCTCCTGGTTCTCATTTTGATCTGGAGCAGCACTGGCTTGTTTCTTCTTGGTTTGGATAAGCTTGATGAGCCCTCGGAGCGCGACTTCAGCGTCGTCGCTCTTCATCAGCTCTTCTGCAACCTCCGCCGGTGTGACCTCCACCTCTTTGATCGATGCTTCGATCTCCTCGAAGAGTGGGTGGTCGCGGAGACGATGGTAGTTGGAAGCCAGCACCCTGAACCCGGCAGGACTGCAGTAGCTCATGTGGATGTGTACATCCATCCGGCCCGGCCGCAGCAGTGCCGGTTCCAGCCGATCCTTGTAATTGGTAGTGAACACGATGATCCTCTCATCCCCACAGCTCGACCACAGCCCATCGACGAAGTTGAGCAGACCAGAAAGTGTCACCTGTAGATCATTTCATGAGAAAGATTAATTcaggaaccaaaaaaaaaaaaaaaaagagatcttAGAAAGATTCTGCCTAGTGtagtaattgaaaaaaaaaaaaaaaaacaagcaagCAAGCAAGCATGCCAAATGAAAGGATATGAGCCACAAAAATAATATGTACCAGAAGAAGCTCACCTTGTCGTCTTCATCGTTTGAGGACTTCTTGTCCTTGTCTACCTTCTTCTCGGCATCCCTTTTCTGCAATTCGAGCGAGCAGTCGATGTCCTCCACAACCAGTATGGATCGGTTGGACGTGCCGACGAGCAGAGATCTCAGCATCGAATTGCTCCGGACCTCCGTCAGCTCTAGATCGTACACGTCGAACCTCAGAAAGTTCGCCATCGCTGCGATCAAGCTCGACTTCCCGGTCCCCGGCGGGCCGTGCAGCAAGTATCCCCGCTTCCAGGCCTTCCCTATTCGCCTGTAGAACTCCTTCCTCTTAACGAACCGGGCCAAGTCCTCCATCACCTCGTTCTTCAGCGGGTCTTCCATGGCCAGCGTATCGAACGTCGCGGGGTGGTGGAGATTCACAGGCGTCCACATCTCGTCCTCGTTGGTGTAAAGCTTCAGCGTTCTGGCCTGCTCTTTGATTGTTTTGGATTGGTCCAGGACGTGAGGCAGGTAGGACTTCAAGGCCAGGTCCTTGTGCTTCCTGTGGAAGGTTAGCTCGAAGTAGCGGAGCTCCGACAGGGTGGAGTCAACGAAGTAGTGGCGGCGGCGGTGGGTGTGGAAGATCGGGCGGTTGGATTCCCGAGATAGGAGTCGCCACCGGAAGCGCACCCCTTGGAAGACATCAACGACGTCCTCGCCGCGGTCCATGGTGACGTCGAGGGCGGTGGAGTCGTCGTGCTTCGTGACGCGGAAACGGCGGGTGGAGGGGGAGACCTTGGTGCCGAGGTAGATCTCGGCGGCCTTGTACATCTGGTTGGTGGTGATGCCGTCGAGCTCGTCGATGACTACGGTGAGCTGGGAGGAGAGGCGGGCGACGAGGGAGGCCAGGGTCGAGGAGAGGTAGTATTGGATGGATTCGGGGACGAGGTCGTTAGCGATGGAGCGGACGAGGACGGCGGAGGCGGCGACGGAGGCGGCGGTGGTGAGGAATGTTTTGGTGGTGGCCATTGGATGTGGCGGTGCCGGATGCGGAGGAAAGAAGAACACCGAATCCTTCAATAAATAATGGATGGACAAAGAATAAACATAGGGGATGGAAGTTGCTGGGAAGGAGGATTGTTTTGGTTTTGCCCAAATtcacaaatataaatataataaaattggAGCAAAGAGAATAAACTATTTtatatacaatttttttataagaaaattacaAAGCAAtactaaataaaattttattataaataaaataataattataatagaaTCCTCTCaagtattatgctcaagaaAATGAGGTGTATATTGATTGGAGATAAATACAAAAGTTATCTCCATACGTATCTCAGTAGGTACCTTTcaaaaaaatcatctatttaTTTCTTAGAGAAATCAACAATAGTGAAATTCTACAAAGATGAAAGCTAAAAGACTTTCGGTGTGATCACCAGACTTTAAAAAATCCAAACAAAAGCGTTGCTCTTaattatgaagaaaaaaaaaacgttcTAAAAGAATATAACTCCCACACCAATAGactcaaaaaagaaacaaaaaaaaaaggatggacCTTTCACAACCAAAATCAACTTCCAATTAAGCAAGACTTTagactttctttctttttttccctttactctttttttttttttttttttgaccataTGAGTCCCATTTGCGCTGGATCCAATATATGGTACATCCTAGCGGCTTTTTGgaggaaagatttttattttaaatttttggagGAAGGGCAAGGACCCGTTGATGTATCCAGTCTTAGGTCTGTGTCTTTGGAAAACAATTCTATACATATTTTGACTTGTTGACCATTTGTAGTTGGTCGCtgcaaaattataaaataacccTCTGTGGACCCCgctgtgaagaacattgttGACCGGCTATGTAATTGACCGGAATCTATTCTCTTAAATCCTAACCCTATCATACCCCACCTGCCCACTCgcaccctcaaaaaaaaaattccttacTTCTCGTGCTCGATCTCCACCTTCCCGAGGTCAAAGCTTTAAACAGACTCGCTATtacaaagaaaacttttaaggtGATTAGTTTGCTCCTAAAAATCAAAACCATgtatagaaatcaaattcctttcTTCAGACTCATTTGAATTTATCAAAAAAttcatattgatatatatttagcTTCATATCAG is from Phoenix dactylifera cultivar Barhee BC4 chromosome 6, palm_55x_up_171113_PBpolish2nd_filt_p, whole genome shotgun sequence and encodes:
- the LOC103701965 gene encoding protein HYPER-SENSITIVITY-RELATED 4; its protein translation is MATTKTFLTTAASVAASAVLVRSIANDLVPESIQYYLSSTLASLVARLSSQLTVVIDELDGITTNQMYKAAEIYLGTKVSPSTRRFRVTKHDDSTALDVTMDRGEDVVDVFQGVRFRWRLLSRESNRPIFHTHRRRHYFVDSTLSELRYFELTFHRKHKDLALKSYLPHVLDQSKTIKEQARTLKLYTNEDEMWTPVNLHHPATFDTLAMEDPLKNEVMEDLARFVKRKEFYRRIGKAWKRGYLLHGPPGTGKSSLIAAMANFLRFDVYDLELTEVRSNSMLRSLLVGTSNRSILVVEDIDCSLELQKRDAEKKVDKDKKSSNDEDDKVTLSGLLNFVDGLWSSCGDERIIVFTTNYKDRLEPALLRPGRMDVHIHMSYCSPAGFRVLASNYHRLRDHPLFEEIEASIKEVEVTPAEVAEELMKSDDAEVALRGLIKLIQTKKKQASAAPDQNENQEGGRKLNDEGQA